A stretch of DNA from Roseovarius faecimaris:
TCCGGGAAGGCGACGTGCTTGTATCTACCGTTCGGACATACCTTCGGGCGATTGCTCAGGTAGTCGAACCATCCGAAGGCCTTATTGCCTAGACCGGCTTCGCCGTACTTCGACCGCGTGGCATCGAGAGTGGCTTTCTCGGCTACTTGGCCGTCGCAGACTTTCTCGTGGGCGAGGTCATCAGCCGCTCGGTGGGCGTCAGCTACCCCGCCATCAATGCAAGCGAGCTGGTGCGGTTGAAAATCCCTCTCCCTCCGCTGCCCGAACAACGCGCCATTGCGGAGTTCCTCGACCGGGAGACGGGGAAGATCGATGCGCTGGTGGAGGAGCAGCGGCGGCTGATCGCGCTCCTGAAGGAGAAGCGTCAGGGCGTCATCTGCCACGCCGTCACCAAGGGTCTCGACCCGGATGTCTCTACGAAGGACTCGGGGGTAGAGTGGCTGGGACTTGTCCCAGATCACTGGCAGGTATCGTCGATCAAATGGCTCTCACCGGTGCTGCGCGGCGCATCACCCCGGCCCATACAAGATCCGAAGTACTTCGACGACGATGGCGAGTATGCTTGGGTTAGGATTGCTGATGTCAGCGCGTCGAACGGGTTTCTGGCGGAAACGCCCCAAAGACTGTCTGAACTGGGCAGCTCATTAAGTGTAAAACTGGAACCGGGAGCGCTGTTTGTCAGCATCGCAGGGTCCGTCGGCAAGCCATGCATCACTAGCATCCGCGCCTGTATTCACGATGGATTTGTATATTTCCCAAGACTTCAGATTCCGGAAATGTGGCTGTTCAGGGTATTTGAGGCGGGTATTTGCTATGGTGGGCTGGGGAAGTTTGGAACGCAACTCAACCTGAATACGGAAACGATTGGAGCAATCAAGGTGGGCATGCCACCTTCGAACGAACTCCGAGAGATCCTCGACTTCCTTGAAACGGCACTTCTCAGTGTGGATGCGCTGATCTCTGAAGCCGAAAAGGCCATCGCTCTCCTCCAGGAGCGCCGCAGCGCCCTGATCTCCGCCGCCGTCACCGGCAAGATCGACGTGCGCGGCGAGGTCCCTGAAACGACTGAGGCCGCGTACCTATGAATGACACATCCGACTCGACACGTCTCTGGCTGGTCCGTCTCGGCAAGAACGGGGAGTACGAAGCGGCAGCTCAGGACCGCAATGAGCTGACGCTCGGTTTTGGGATCAAGGAAGACATCTCACACCTCACGGATCGCGAGATGCTGATCGAGAAGATGGCGGAGGTCTTTCCAGACAGGAAGCCCAACACCCATCGCAACTTCGCCGCCCAGGTGAACCAGTTCGTGAACATGGCGCAAGTCGGTGACCTGGTCGTGACGCCGTTCAAAACCACCAGCACCATCTCGATCGGTAGGTTCAGCGGCCCATACAAGCAAGGGCCAGACGGCAACCCCGTGCGCCCTGTCGAGTGGCTGAAGACAGATCTGCCCCGTGACACGTTTCGGCAGGACCTCCTCTACAGCTTCGGGGCCTTCATGACGGTCTGCGAGATCAGCCGGAACAACGCGCTGGAGCGTGTGAAGACCGTCCTCGCCACGGGTGCCGACCCCGGTGACGTTTCTGCTCCGAAGGTCACCGGGAAACAGAATGGCGGCGTCTCACAAGACACCGAAGAGGCCAGCGATCAGCCGATCGACCTGACGCAGATCGCGCGAGATCAGATCGAGAAGCGGATCGCGTCTTCCTTCGCGGGCCATGACTTCACCACTCTTGTCGCGGCAATCCTCCGCGCTCAAGGCTACCAGACGCGCGTGTCCCCACCCGGCGCGGACAACGGGGTAGACATCGTGGCCGGAAGTGGACCGCTGGGCCTAGAAAGTCCTCGTGTTGTGGTCCAGGTGAAGTCCGGGTCTCAAACTGTCGATCAGCCGACACTGCAAGGTCTGATCGGAAGCACCCAAGACACTCAGGCCGATCATGGTCTGATTGTGAGTTGGGGCGGCTATACAAGTGCCGTTCGTCGGAGGGTGAACGAACTCTACTTCCGGGTCCGGTTGTGGGGCCGGGATGAACTCGTAGACAACCTACTCGCCAACTACGAAAGGCTGCCCGAAGACATCCGCGCTGAGCTGCCCTTGAAGAGGACATGGACCCTCGTCCTGGAGGAAAGCGAGGACCTGTCGTGAACATCCACAAGGAGATCAGCTTCGAGGACGAAATCTGTGACTACCTGGAGTCGCAAGGCTGGTTGCACGATAGCGGCGATGCGCAGCTGTTCGACCGAGCAAGGGCGCTCTACGCATCCGACCTTGTGGAGTGGCTGAGGACTTCTCAACCGAAGGCTTGGGAGGCCGTCAGCAAGTCTGGAGAAGCGGCTCTCCTAGACCGGGTCCGCAAGCAGATTGACACTCGCGGGACGCTTGACGTGCTGCGCCACGGCATCGACATGATCGGGGTTCGCGGCACCTTGAAGCTCGCTGAGTTCAAGCCAGCCCTAAAAGACAACCCCGAGATCGTCGCTCGCTACCAAGCGAACCGGCTACGCGTTATCCGGCAGGTCAAGTACTCAACCACAAACGAAAACTCGATCGATCTTGTACTATTTCTGAATGGCATTCCCGTCGCAACTGCAGAACTGAAGACGGACTTCACGCAGAGTGTGGACGACGCGATTGACCAGTACCGGTATGATCGACCCCCGAGGGCCGCAGGTAGAACGGAACCACTCCTGAGCTTCCCCAGTGGCGCATTGGTCCACTTCGCGGTCAGCAATGCTCAAGTATTCATGACGACGAAGCTGGCGGGGAAGGCGACCCGCTTTCTCCCGTTCAACAAGGGGGATGACGGCGGCGCAGGGAACCCTCTCAATCCCAACGGGCATCGTACAGCCTATCTCTGGGAAGAGGTCTGGGA
This window harbors:
- a CDS encoding restriction endonuclease subunit S: MGEVISRSVGVSYPAINASELVRLKIPLPPLPEQRAIAEFLDRETGKIDALVEEQRRLIALLKEKRQGVICHAVTKGLDPDVSTKDSGVEWLGLVPDHWQVSSIKWLSPVLRGASPRPIQDPKYFDDDGEYAWVRIADVSASNGFLAETPQRLSELGSSLSVKLEPGALFVSIAGSVGKPCITSIRACIHDGFVYFPRLQIPEMWLFRVFEAGICYGGLGKFGTQLNLNTETIGAIKVGMPPSNELREILDFLETALLSVDALISEAEKAIALLQERRSALISAAVTGKIDVRGEVPETTEAAYL
- a CDS encoding restriction endonuclease, encoding MNDTSDSTRLWLVRLGKNGEYEAAAQDRNELTLGFGIKEDISHLTDREMLIEKMAEVFPDRKPNTHRNFAAQVNQFVNMAQVGDLVVTPFKTTSTISIGRFSGPYKQGPDGNPVRPVEWLKTDLPRDTFRQDLLYSFGAFMTVCEISRNNALERVKTVLATGADPGDVSAPKVTGKQNGGVSQDTEEASDQPIDLTQIARDQIEKRIASSFAGHDFTTLVAAILRAQGYQTRVSPPGADNGVDIVAGSGPLGLESPRVVVQVKSGSQTVDQPTLQGLIGSTQDTQADHGLIVSWGGYTSAVRRRVNELYFRVRLWGRDELVDNLLANYERLPEDIRAELPLKRTWTLVLEESEDLS
- a CDS encoding type I restriction endonuclease, producing MNIHKEISFEDEICDYLESQGWLHDSGDAQLFDRARALYASDLVEWLRTSQPKAWEAVSKSGEAALLDRVRKQIDTRGTLDVLRHGIDMIGVRGTLKLAEFKPALKDNPEIVARYQANRLRVIRQVKYSTTNENSIDLVLFLNGIPVATAELKTDFTQSVDDAIDQYRYDRPPRAAGRTEPLLSFPSGALVHFAVSNAQVFMTTKLAGKATRFLPFNKGDDGGAGNPLNPNGHRTAYLWEEVWERESWLELIGRYIIAEKDKKGNLTTLIFPRYHQLDATRKLVRTVLEEGPGKKYLIQHSAGSGKTNSIAWSAHFLADLHDANRSKMFDTVIVVSDRRVIDGQLQDAIFSFERTLGVVETIKGDGGSKSGQLAQVTCNGCCYGRTDDQQLAMCSNNSVLFLTCQEQGVRSWSTFSFFFIER